The Phycisphaeraceae bacterium genome has a window encoding:
- a CDS encoding DUF262 domain-containing protein has product MKTTLRTDLTVADICDGFVYNQLEGKGLFGLGGKLTIQPEYQRNYIYAEGGGKREQAVVQSLLKGYPLGLIYFNKVAADPGSGGKFEVLDGQQRITSIGRFVTDKFAIIENGNPKMFSSLPKDQQKKINESPLLIYECEGTETEIKQWFETINIAGVPLNEQELLNAIYSGPFVTKAKEEFSNSQNANIQKWSAYIRGSANRQDFLATALDWVSKGDVGAYMSAHRYKTNINELKNYFNAVIDWVSTVFEDVYPEMKGLEWGRLYETYHDQSYNPAEVKAAVEKLMADEYVTNRKGIFEYVLGREKEKKLLAVRVFDERTKKVAYTKQTQAARGKNQSNCPLCAVGDNANKARIYKLDEMDADHVAAWSKGGDSSAENCEMLCKTHNQAKGNR; this is encoded by the coding sequence ATGAAAACCACGCTCCGCACCGACCTCACCGTCGCCGACATCTGCGACGGGTTTGTTTACAACCAGCTTGAGGGCAAGGGCCTGTTCGGGCTGGGCGGGAAGCTCACGATTCAGCCGGAGTATCAGCGGAACTACATCTACGCCGAGGGCGGCGGGAAGCGCGAGCAGGCGGTCGTTCAGTCGCTGCTCAAGGGGTATCCGCTCGGGCTGATCTACTTCAACAAGGTGGCGGCGGACCCCGGAAGCGGGGGGAAGTTCGAAGTGCTCGACGGGCAGCAGCGCATCACCAGCATCGGGCGGTTCGTCACCGACAAGTTCGCGATCATCGAGAACGGCAACCCGAAGATGTTCAGCAGCCTGCCGAAGGACCAGCAGAAGAAGATCAACGAATCGCCGCTCTTGATTTACGAGTGCGAGGGGACGGAGACGGAGATCAAGCAGTGGTTCGAGACGATCAACATCGCCGGCGTGCCGCTGAATGAGCAGGAGCTATTGAACGCGATCTACTCCGGCCCGTTCGTCACCAAGGCCAAGGAAGAGTTCAGCAACAGCCAGAACGCGAACATCCAGAAGTGGAGCGCGTACATCCGGGGCAGCGCCAACCGGCAGGATTTTCTTGCGACGGCGCTGGACTGGGTCAGCAAGGGCGATGTCGGCGCGTACATGAGCGCTCATCGGTACAAGACAAACATCAACGAGCTGAAGAACTACTTTAACGCGGTGATCGATTGGGTTTCGACGGTGTTTGAGGACGTCTACCCGGAGATGAAAGGGCTGGAATGGGGCCGGCTTTACGAAACCTATCACGACCAGAGCTACAACCCGGCCGAGGTGAAGGCAGCCGTGGAGAAGCTGATGGCGGACGAGTACGTGACCAACCGCAAAGGCATCTTCGAGTACGTGCTTGGCAGGGAGAAGGAGAAGAAGCTGCTGGCCGTCCGCGTGTTCGACGAGCGGACCAAGAAAGTCGCGTACACCAAGCAGACGCAGGCGGCGCGGGGGAAGAATCAATCCAACTGCCCGCTGTGCGCGGTGGGTGATAACGCCAACAAGGCCCGCATCTACAAGCTGGACGAGATGGACGCCGACCACGTCGCCGCGTGGAGCAAGGGCGGCGACAGCTCTGCCGAGAACTGCGAAATGCTCTGCAAGACGCATAACCAGGCCAAGGGGAACCGATAG
- a CDS encoding DNA methyltransferase, with translation MARKRRIEPDKPARTTLRRKDGGSKPLNRSLSAAKAAKQDEFYTQYIDIQKEVEAYLEYDPDTFRNKIVYCNCDDPFESNFFKYFAANFNKLGLKRLICTSYDGSPIAGTGGQMTLFDEYNAGNGHRKKPKAIAVIVDHVKDENNDGAADIEDVKLFLRKNQANRIALKGNDQYPGGDFRSPECVEFLKQADIVVTNPPFSLFREYVAQLVEHGKKFLIIGSKNAVTYKEIFPLIKGNKMWVGAGFANGNAYFSIPAGAARDFADGVYDKSTGLVKFRNVGWFTNLDHGRRHEELQCMSTADNLKFSKHKEIKGKKRYDRYDNYDAIEVPYTDAIPSDHAGAMGVPISFLDRYNPEQFEILGITDRDNNSGLKTKEYSQEDSPKFGDLNRRGAIRVENELVSTYARLLIRHRKPAKKGKK, from the coding sequence ATGGCACGGAAACGCCGGATTGAACCCGACAAGCCCGCTCGAACGACACTCCGTCGCAAGGACGGCGGAAGCAAGCCCCTCAACCGCTCCCTCAGCGCCGCCAAGGCCGCCAAGCAGGACGAGTTCTACACGCAGTACATCGACATCCAGAAGGAAGTCGAGGCCTACCTCGAATACGACCCCGACACCTTCCGCAACAAGATCGTTTACTGCAACTGCGACGACCCCTTCGAGAGCAACTTCTTCAAGTACTTCGCCGCCAACTTCAACAAGCTCGGCCTCAAGCGGCTCATCTGCACCAGCTACGACGGCTCGCCCATCGCCGGGACGGGGGGGCAGATGACGCTCTTCGACGAATACAACGCGGGCAACGGCCATCGCAAGAAGCCCAAGGCCATCGCCGTCATCGTCGACCACGTCAAGGACGAGAACAACGACGGCGCGGCCGACATCGAAGATGTCAAACTCTTCCTCAGGAAGAACCAGGCCAACCGCATCGCCCTCAAGGGCAACGACCAATACCCCGGCGGCGACTTCCGCAGCCCCGAGTGCGTCGAGTTCCTCAAACAAGCCGACATCGTCGTCACCAACCCGCCGTTCTCGCTGTTCCGGGAGTACGTCGCGCAGCTCGTGGAGCATGGGAAGAAGTTTCTGATCATCGGGAGCAAGAACGCGGTCACCTACAAGGAGATTTTCCCGCTCATCAAAGGGAACAAGATGTGGGTCGGCGCGGGATTCGCCAACGGGAATGCGTATTTTAGCATTCCTGCGGGCGCTGCGCGCGACTTCGCAGACGGTGTCTATGACAAGAGTACCGGACTCGTGAAGTTCCGAAACGTAGGCTGGTTCACGAACCTCGACCACGGGCGACGCCACGAAGAGTTGCAGTGCATGAGCACGGCGGACAATCTCAAGTTCAGCAAGCACAAGGAAATCAAGGGCAAGAAGCGTTACGACCGTTACGACAACTACGACGCGATCGAGGTGCCATATACCGACGCGATACCCAGCGACCATGCAGGCGCTATGGGTGTCCCGATAAGTTTCCTCGACCGGTACAACCCGGAACAGTTCGAGATTCTTGGGATCACGGACCGCGACAACAATTCAGGTCTGAAGACTAAGGAGTATTCGCAGGAAGACTCGCCGAAGTTTGGCGACTTGAACCGGCGCGGGGCAATCCGAGTCGAAAATGAGCTTGTATCAACCTACGCGCGTCTCCTCATCCGCCACCGCAAGCCCGCGAAGAAGGGGAAGAAGTAG